The Solibacillus sp. FSL R7-0682 genome includes a window with the following:
- a CDS encoding HAD family hydrolase, producing MIKAVLFDLDGTLLNRDESVKHFIETQYDRLIEQLNHIPKETFTSRFIHLDQRGYVWKDKVYKQLVDEFHMTTITSEQLLADYLNKFKNSCVPFPNLILMLEQLINSGIVLGMITNGYGQFQMDNVRALGIEKYFDTIIVSEWEGMKKPDPQIFHRALNKLNLVANECVFIGDHPENDVKAARNVGMKAVWKKDFQWDNVEADAIVQDLLELPIIIEGWR from the coding sequence ATGATAAAAGCTGTTTTATTTGATTTAGATGGTACGTTGTTAAATCGAGATGAGTCTGTTAAGCATTTCATTGAAACGCAATATGATCGGTTAATTGAACAACTAAATCATATTCCAAAAGAAACATTTACGTCACGTTTTATTCATTTAGATCAACGAGGGTATGTGTGGAAAGATAAAGTATATAAGCAACTAGTGGATGAATTTCACATGACAACCATCACATCGGAGCAGTTACTTGCAGATTATTTGAATAAATTTAAAAATAGCTGTGTTCCATTCCCTAATTTAATTTTGATGCTAGAGCAATTGATAAATAGTGGGATTGTTTTAGGAATGATTACGAACGGCTATGGACAATTTCAAATGGATAATGTGAGGGCATTAGGAATTGAAAAATATTTTGACACAATTATAGTGTCCGAATGGGAAGGGATGAAAAAGCCTGACCCACAAATCTTTCATCGAGCATTAAATAAGCTAAATCTTGTAGCGAATGAATGTGTTTTTATTGGCGATCATCCTGAAAATGATGTGAAGGCTGCTCGAAATGTGGGAATGAAAGCTGTCTGGAAAAAAGATTTTCAATGGGACAATGTAGAAGCAGATGCGATTGTTCAGGACCTACTGGAGCTACCAATTATTATTGAAGGCTGGCGTTAG
- a CDS encoding glycoside hydrolase family 18 protein, with protein sequence MIGGKAIQIHVVSPGESLWVIAHAYGTSVEDIVEANQIPDPNRLVVGQALVIPIYGSFYMVQPGDSLWLIGQRFHINYLTLAQINNLNPNQILPIGLRLYIPPLMKASAESLAYIEPRGTTVSEAVLNQAMEASPFLTYLALFSYEARRDGTLKPPPSGTIPQIAEQAQAVVSMVVTNLEEGSFSGNLGRDILQSSAVQEQLLNNILIEAKRLGNVKDIHFDFEALPADQKEAYADFLRKAVEKFHPEGFLVSAALAPKTSSAQQGPWQVAHDYEALGAILDFVVLMTYEWGYIAGPPMAVSPINEVEKVVNYALSVMPASKIMMGQNLYGYDWPLPFIQGQTRAEALSPQRAIEIAKQNNAAIQYDLIAQAPYFYYVNEQGVQHIVWFEDARSIQAKFNLIKRYNLRGIAYWKLGLPFPQNWLLLADNFNIIRK encoded by the coding sequence ATGATAGGAGGAAAGGCTATTCAAATACACGTAGTGTCGCCGGGAGAGTCTTTGTGGGTAATTGCGCATGCATATGGCACGTCAGTTGAAGATATTGTAGAAGCAAATCAAATTCCTGATCCGAATCGACTTGTCGTTGGTCAAGCGCTTGTTATACCGATTTATGGGAGCTTTTATATGGTGCAACCAGGGGATAGCCTATGGTTAATCGGGCAACGATTCCATATAAATTACTTAACGTTAGCGCAAATTAATAATTTAAATCCAAATCAAATTTTACCGATTGGGTTAAGGCTGTATATCCCTCCTCTAATGAAAGCTAGTGCGGAATCACTTGCTTATATTGAGCCACGAGGTACTACAGTAAGTGAGGCAGTGCTCAACCAAGCAATGGAAGCAAGCCCATTTTTAACGTATTTAGCTTTATTTAGCTATGAAGCAAGACGTGATGGGACATTAAAGCCCCCTCCGTCTGGTACAATTCCGCAAATCGCTGAACAAGCGCAAGCAGTTGTATCGATGGTAGTAACGAACTTAGAGGAAGGTAGCTTTAGTGGAAATTTAGGGAGAGATATTTTACAAAGTAGCGCGGTACAAGAACAACTATTAAACAATATCCTAATCGAGGCAAAACGGTTAGGGAATGTGAAGGATATACATTTTGATTTTGAAGCGTTGCCGGCAGATCAAAAAGAAGCCTATGCTGATTTTTTAAGGAAAGCTGTTGAAAAATTCCACCCTGAAGGATTTTTAGTCTCTGCTGCATTAGCTCCGAAAACGAGCTCAGCACAGCAAGGTCCATGGCAAGTAGCTCATGATTACGAAGCGCTTGGTGCAATATTAGATTTTGTTGTGTTAATGACCTATGAATGGGGCTATATTGCAGGGCCACCAATGGCAGTTTCGCCAATTAATGAGGTTGAAAAGGTTGTTAATTACGCATTGTCGGTTATGCCTGCAAGTAAAATTATGATGGGACAAAACTTATATGGCTATGATTGGCCGTTACCATTTATACAAGGTCAAACTAGAGCAGAGGCACTCAGTCCTCAACGTGCTATAGAAATTGCAAAGCAAAATAATGCAGCGATTCAATATGATTTAATTGCCCAAGCACCATACTTTTACTATGTAAATGAGCAAGGAGTTCAGCACATCGTATGGTTTGAGGATGCGAGATCAATTCAAGCAAAGTTTAATCTGATAAAACGATACAATCTTCGAGGCATTGCTTATTGGAAATTAGGCTTACCCTTCCCACAAAACTGGCTATTGCTTGCAGATAATTTTAATATCATTAGAAAATAA
- a CDS encoding GNAT family N-acetyltransferase, whose amino-acid sequence MKYNIRLACVKDLNKLCSIRNNRDLFSRYIQLQEKKEIYLVIAEDEYHLLGFGVLKIKGALAPKLSDLYVKEEFRGNGVGSALIKYREEIARDLYFLEIFVSVDPIENPKMIRLINKHGYNAISRPYLKTAIYYRTDGSTYDKTYTRIDLKKLLGSCSKNTKCNLNNEEATKC is encoded by the coding sequence GTGAAATACAACATTAGGCTAGCTTGTGTGAAAGATTTAAATAAACTATGTAGTATCAGAAATAATCGGGATTTATTTTCCCGTTATATACAGCTACAAGAAAAGAAAGAAATATACCTTGTCATTGCAGAAGATGAATATCATCTATTAGGATTTGGAGTTCTCAAAATAAAAGGTGCCTTAGCTCCTAAGTTAAGTGATCTTTATGTAAAAGAAGAGTTCCGAGGGAATGGTGTAGGTTCAGCTTTAATAAAATATAGAGAAGAAATCGCACGAGATTTATATTTTTTAGAGATATTTGTAAGTGTAGACCCTATTGAAAATCCCAAAATGATAAGGCTTATTAATAAACATGGCTACAATGCGATATCACGACCGTATTTAAAAACCGCAATTTACTACCGTACAGATGGTAGCACCTACGATAAAACTTACACTAGAATAGACTTGAAAAAGTTATTAGGCTCATGCTCCAAGAATACGAAATGTAATTTAAATAACGAGGAAGCCACAAAGTGTTAA
- the tenA gene encoding thiaminase II: MDFCENVRQETDYFWEASFTHPFVQGIADGTLPLEKFKYYMLQDAYYLKHYTKLLALLAAKASNDEDIKYFLKSAELIHTVELELHETTFKVLQVSELELSEFHPAPAAYNYVSHMYNALHNGTIAEAFSAILPCPWLYQEIGERLKDAKPQIPLYKQWIEFYASDEMKASIQLQKDMLNRFVKEEPAKEQLFIKHFEKSCYYEWMFWEMSWTMQDWKQGVYVYEPSID; the protein is encoded by the coding sequence ATGGATTTTTGTGAAAATGTAAGACAAGAAACGGATTATTTTTGGGAGGCAAGCTTTACACACCCTTTTGTACAGGGAATTGCAGATGGAACGCTACCACTTGAAAAGTTTAAGTATTATATGTTGCAAGATGCGTACTACTTGAAGCACTATACAAAGCTTTTAGCATTGTTAGCAGCAAAGGCGAGTAATGACGAAGATATTAAATATTTTTTAAAGTCGGCGGAATTGATTCATACAGTTGAATTAGAGCTGCACGAAACTACTTTTAAAGTATTACAAGTGAGTGAACTGGAGCTAAGCGAATTTCATCCTGCGCCTGCTGCTTATAACTACGTCAGTCATATGTATAATGCGTTGCATAACGGAACAATAGCAGAAGCATTTTCGGCGATCTTACCATGTCCATGGCTATATCAAGAAATTGGGGAAAGACTAAAAGATGCAAAACCACAAATTCCCCTTTATAAGCAATGGATTGAATTTTACGCTTCCGATGAAATGAAGGCATCAATTCAATTACAAAAAGATATGCTGAATCGGTTTGTAAAAGAAGAACCTGCTAAAGAGCAACTTTTTATAAAGCATTTTGAGAAGAGTTGCTATTATGAATGGATGTTTTGGGAGATGTCATGGACGATGCAAGATTGGAAGCAGGGAGTGTACGTGTATGAGCCTTCAATTGATTAA
- a CDS encoding GNAT family N-acetyltransferase gives MDIRILNKNEIPPMDLLLLADPSIKIVEEYVNRGDCFIAEMDNEVIGVYVLLPTRPETVELVNVAVAEKHHGKGIGKMLVMHAVQKAKVEGFKTIEIGTGNSSIGQLALYQKCGFRITGVDIDFFIRHYEEEIFENDIQCRDMIRLSQDL, from the coding sequence ATGGATATTCGAATACTAAATAAAAATGAAATCCCACCTATGGATTTACTATTACTAGCGGATCCTTCTATAAAGATTGTGGAAGAGTATGTGAATCGAGGCGATTGCTTTATTGCAGAGATGGATAATGAGGTAATCGGCGTTTATGTATTACTTCCTACAAGGCCTGAAACGGTTGAGTTAGTGAATGTTGCAGTCGCAGAAAAACATCACGGGAAAGGTATAGGGAAGATGTTAGTTATGCATGCCGTACAAAAAGCCAAGGTAGAGGGATTCAAAACAATTGAAATTGGCACGGGCAATTCAAGTATTGGTCAGCTTGCACTTTATCAAAAATGTGGGTTTAGAATTACAGGAGTAGATATCGACTTTTTCATTAGACATTACGAAGAAGAAATTTTTGAAAATGACATTCAATGTAGAGATATGATTCGGTTATCTCAGGATTTATAA
- a CDS encoding class I SAM-dependent methyltransferase: MKKAIENNQTSWNIVAKHFNGVDALPSYGPYSQTEQELHLIGSCTNKKVLEIGFGSGHSLLYMKENGAAELWGVDFSAAQKEIATQTLNGIEAKLFTAPMEEEIGLPKNYFDLVFSIYAIGWSNDLTQTFQLIHSYLKPGGEFVFSWEHPYYSQIKCREHQFYLTGSYQQEGYIETTSFKGEDAPMMIPKYKMATFINALLKANFELVELIESDISEGKKGQDIPYSETYYSLHKASHFPTTFIVKARKKP; the protein is encoded by the coding sequence ATGAAGAAAGCAATTGAAAATAATCAAACAAGCTGGAATATCGTCGCAAAGCATTTTAATGGGGTAGATGCTTTGCCAAGCTATGGTCCATATTCACAAACGGAACAGGAGCTCCATTTGATCGGCTCCTGTACAAATAAAAAAGTATTAGAAATCGGCTTTGGAAGCGGTCATTCTCTCCTATATATGAAAGAAAACGGGGCAGCTGAACTATGGGGTGTTGATTTTTCAGCAGCTCAAAAAGAAATTGCGACACAAACGTTAAATGGAATAGAGGCCAAACTATTTACAGCACCAATGGAAGAGGAAATTGGTTTACCAAAAAATTATTTTGACCTTGTGTTCTCCATCTATGCGATTGGCTGGTCAAACGATTTAACACAAACTTTTCAACTAATCCACAGCTACTTAAAGCCGGGTGGGGAATTTGTATTTAGCTGGGAGCACCCATACTATTCACAAATTAAATGTAGGGAGCATCAATTTTATTTAACCGGCTCTTATCAACAAGAGGGATATATTGAAACGACATCCTTTAAAGGTGAGGATGCTCCAATGATGATTCCAAAATATAAAATGGCAACCTTCATCAATGCACTTTTAAAAGCAAACTTTGAGCTTGTAGAATTAATAGAAAGTGATATTTCAGAAGGGAAGAAAGGGCAGGATATTCCCTATTCAGAGACGTATTATTCATTACATAAAGCAAGTCATTTCCCGACGACATTTATTGTGAAGGCGAGAAAGAAGCCGTGA
- a CDS encoding DUF3977 family protein — protein sequence MKFVEFGVGNRWLLRTEIEQQDGTEYEQKGIVGPIKYLSCYIRVWIGKRVVILDSKEGLKKSRKARNAVKLILGIKSL from the coding sequence TTGAAGTTCGTTGAATTTGGTGTAGGAAATAGATGGCTATTAAGAACTGAAATCGAACAACAAGACGGAACCGAATATGAACAAAAGGGCATAGTAGGACCGATTAAATATCTATCTTGTTATATACGAGTTTGGATAGGCAAACGTGTCGTCATTCTGGATTCAAAAGAAGGCCTGAAAAAATCAAGAAAAGCTCGAAATGCGGTGAAGTTGATTTTGGGGATTAAAAGTTTATAA
- a CDS encoding MazG nucleotide pyrophosphohydrolase domain-containing protein, with amino-acid sequence MKQLTFQELQSYLLLKYKQNGTSSGLFMKLVEEMGEVAEVLNQLEGRKSNTVSASLEKELADVIHYAVAIASINNIDLSKTIIEKDKQAAIKYNQSPNLEEFLMIQHKSSSIKGV; translated from the coding sequence ATGAAGCAATTAACATTTCAAGAACTACAGAGCTACTTATTATTAAAATATAAACAAAATGGTACTTCATCAGGTCTATTTATGAAATTAGTAGAGGAGATGGGTGAGGTTGCAGAGGTCTTAAATCAGCTAGAAGGGCGAAAATCCAATACGGTGAGCGCTTCATTAGAAAAGGAACTAGCAGATGTTATTCATTACGCAGTAGCCATTGCTAGTATAAACAATATTGATCTATCGAAGACGATTATTGAAAAAGATAAGCAAGCAGCTATTAAATATAATCAATCACCAAATTTAGAGGAGTTTTTAATGATACAACATAAAAGTAGTTCAATAAAGGGGGTGTAA
- a CDS encoding tetratricopeptide repeat protein, which translates to MSAEEKFKVALDLRKENRLKESNELFVELAQLNPQNAYLHYQCAWSFDVLGEEKKAVPYYEKAIQGDLEESDLENAYLGLGSTFRTIGEYEKSKAVLEEGIKRFPNNHALQVFYSMTLYNLNEHQESMNILLNTIANTTSDLNIQKYNRAIQFYADKLDQTWE; encoded by the coding sequence ATGTCAGCAGAAGAAAAATTTAAGGTAGCTCTAGATTTAAGAAAAGAAAATCGCCTTAAGGAATCGAATGAGTTATTTGTAGAGCTGGCTCAACTCAATCCACAAAATGCTTACTTGCATTATCAGTGTGCCTGGAGCTTTGATGTTTTAGGGGAAGAAAAAAAAGCCGTACCATACTATGAAAAAGCGATTCAAGGTGATTTAGAAGAATCCGATTTAGAAAATGCATATTTAGGATTAGGTAGTACATTTAGAACGATAGGTGAATATGAGAAGTCAAAAGCAGTGCTAGAAGAGGGAATAAAACGATTCCCGAATAACCATGCATTACAAGTGTTTTATTCCATGACGTTGTACAATTTAAATGAGCACCAGGAATCAATGAATATTCTACTAAATACTATTGCCAATACTACTTCTGACCTCAATATTCAGAAGTATAATAGAGCAATTCAATTTTATGCAGATAAGCTGGATCAAACATGGGAATAA
- a CDS encoding peptidylprolyl isomerase yields MRRILFLGLLTLFLLTGCNSSTLSFSEIENVPKNVQSTINTDNTLQLIYKDENSYYVVFHSSGIVTGNVVFTDRTLTIQFEVQDEDKHPLKQHVYILERDPVQEMIAVTVNGKSTHFDNFTTGL; encoded by the coding sequence ATGAGGCGTATTTTATTTTTAGGATTGCTTACCTTATTTCTATTAACAGGGTGCAATTCTTCGACATTAAGCTTTAGTGAAATAGAAAATGTTCCTAAAAACGTTCAAAGTACAATAAATACAGACAATACTCTTCAATTAATTTATAAAGATGAAAACTCGTATTATGTTGTATTTCATTCGAGCGGCATAGTTACAGGCAATGTTGTATTTACAGACCGTACATTGACTATTCAGTTCGAAGTACAAGATGAAGATAAACATCCATTGAAGCAACATGTTTATATTTTGGAGAGGGATCCTGTGCAAGAAATGATTGCTGTAACAGTAAATGGCAAGTCTACGCACTTCGATAATTTTACTACAGGTTTGTAA
- a CDS encoding histidine phosphatase family protein has product MEICLVRHGETDWNKEGRLQGHTDIPLNQVGIQQANCCAEFLKQLPYELVLTSPLLRAKQTAEVIAKQLNVPLIEMRELIERHYGDAEGLTKEERTIKFPEGNYTNQESRERLTTRVFQALSLIHEQKKAKKIIVVAHGAVINAILAALTNNAIGSGRTILKNACISYLQFNHEKWIVGEYNQVNHLKA; this is encoded by the coding sequence ATGGAAATTTGTTTAGTTAGACACGGTGAGACAGATTGGAATAAAGAAGGAAGATTACAGGGACATACGGATATACCATTAAATCAAGTTGGAATACAACAGGCAAATTGCTGTGCCGAATTTTTAAAACAGCTTCCTTATGAACTAGTCCTTACGAGTCCGTTACTACGGGCGAAGCAAACAGCTGAAGTTATTGCTAAACAATTAAATGTCCCTCTTATTGAAATGAGAGAACTGATTGAACGGCATTACGGAGACGCAGAAGGACTTACTAAAGAAGAACGAACGATTAAATTCCCTGAAGGAAATTATACAAATCAAGAATCAAGGGAACGTTTAACAACTCGGGTTTTCCAAGCCTTATCGCTTATTCATGAGCAAAAAAAAGCTAAAAAAATAATCGTCGTCGCCCATGGTGCAGTCATTAATGCAATTTTAGCTGCATTAACAAACAACGCAATTGGTTCAGGGAGAACAATATTAAAAAATGCATGTATATCTTACTTGCAGTTTAATCATGAAAAGTGGATAGTCGGTGAATATAATCAGGTAAATCATCTAAAAGCTTGA
- a CDS encoding VOC family protein codes for MKQWTETLHIAQFRIARPTDKLEEIERFYCEGVGLTKIGGFEGHRGYTGIMIGLPDASYHLEFTQHVDGSPCPAPTEDNLLVFYMPDLSQVQAVQSRLAHMGYPVVSPENKYWAEKGVTIADPDGWRIVLMNTEGI; via the coding sequence ATGAAACAGTGGACAGAAACATTACATATTGCTCAATTTCGTATCGCACGACCAACGGATAAATTAGAGGAAATAGAACGTTTTTATTGTGAAGGTGTTGGTCTTACAAAAATCGGCGGTTTTGAAGGACATCGCGGTTACACTGGCATTATGATTGGCTTACCAGATGCCTCGTATCATTTAGAATTTACGCAGCATGTTGATGGAAGTCCATGCCCTGCACCGACAGAGGATAATCTACTCGTTTTTTATATGCCCGATCTCTCACAAGTTCAGGCTGTACAATCTCGACTTGCTCATATGGGCTATCCTGTAGTCTCTCCAGAAAATAAATACTGGGCGGAAAAAGGTGTGACAATTGCAGATCCAGATGGTTGGCGTATAGTGTTAATGAACACTGAGGGGATTTAA
- a CDS encoding GNAT family N-acetyltransferase gives MFPTLETERLILREIVLEDAEHIFSYFSLDEVTKYYGIPTFETIDQAKKLIEGFETGFLHKRGIRWGIERKGTKGIIGTIGFNLWSPMHRKAEVGYEIHPDFWRAGYISEALQKVVDYGFQELKLTRIGAVVFIENVASNQLLMKQGFEKEGVLKKYIYQNDKAHDVNIFAKVVQEENH, from the coding sequence ATGTTTCCAACTTTAGAAACGGAACGATTAATTTTAAGGGAAATTGTTTTAGAAGATGCAGAGCATATTTTTTCTTATTTTTCATTAGATGAAGTAACGAAATATTATGGAATTCCCACATTTGAAACAATCGATCAAGCGAAGAAGTTAATTGAAGGATTTGAAACGGGTTTTCTTCATAAAAGAGGTATACGCTGGGGCATTGAAAGGAAAGGGACGAAAGGCATCATTGGAACAATCGGTTTTAATCTCTGGTCACCGATGCATAGAAAAGCAGAAGTTGGCTATGAAATTCATCCGGATTTTTGGAGAGCGGGTTATATATCAGAGGCTTTACAAAAAGTAGTCGATTATGGTTTTCAAGAATTGAAGCTAACACGTATTGGTGCCGTTGTTTTTATCGAAAACGTTGCTTCTAATCAATTATTAATGAAGCAAGGATTTGAAAAAGAAGGGGTATTAAAAAAGTATATTTATCAAAATGATAAGGCGCATGATGTAAATATTTTTGCAAAAGTTGTACAGGAGGAAAATCATTGA
- a CDS encoding PadR family transcriptional regulator: protein MNPQFKKGVLNLCVLSLLEKKDMYGYELVQAISTQIEISEGSVYPLLRRLTNDGFFTTYLKESSEGPPRKYYQITKQGIEELKNLKAEWESFITGVNKLIQGSE, encoded by the coding sequence ATGAACCCACAATTTAAAAAGGGCGTACTTAACCTCTGTGTTTTGTCGCTTTTAGAGAAGAAGGATATGTACGGTTATGAGCTTGTTCAAGCCATTTCTACACAAATAGAAATTTCTGAAGGATCAGTTTATCCACTACTTCGAAGGCTTACAAACGATGGCTTTTTTACAACGTATTTAAAAGAATCATCGGAAGGACCACCTCGGAAATATTATCAAATTACAAAGCAAGGTATTGAAGAACTAAAGAACTTAAAGGCAGAATGGGAAAGTTTTATTACTGGTGTAAACAAATTAATTCAAGGGAGCGAATAA
- a CDS encoding DUF4097 family beta strand repeat-containing protein — translation MNEKQFLDLLDNQLMKLQQNERNDIRRDFEEYFENGRAEGKTTEEIIEALGSIEEIAEELMAAYDEKDFTDAISLSDAQSAVPYQHIRADVDDVNFSIVPTDAQNAFIEVKDKENLTDATMVIENDTLVVKARRREKTFRFLFIFVKGTFNSANVVLHLPRKQYERMTITSGNGSIKVMNAEVRHVNIEADNGRIVLENLIGETVRAESDNGRIVLSNVNVQNVKAKTDNGRIVIEHCTTDDMELETDNGRIEAELEKATHPIELKTDNGRIMLSSPGKLEDVTILTNTSWGSVSIYDEKTTSYESGTKEHTIKLKTSNGRIVVADSSAVTV, via the coding sequence ATGAATGAAAAGCAATTTTTAGATTTACTTGATAATCAATTAATGAAGTTACAGCAAAATGAACGAAATGATATTCGACGAGACTTTGAGGAATACTTTGAAAATGGTCGTGCGGAAGGAAAAACGACAGAGGAAATTATAGAAGCATTAGGAAGTATAGAAGAAATTGCAGAAGAATTAATGGCTGCATATGATGAAAAAGATTTCACAGATGCCATCTCCTTATCAGATGCACAGTCAGCGGTGCCGTATCAACATATTCGAGCAGATGTGGATGATGTGAATTTTAGTATTGTTCCTACAGATGCTCAGAATGCATTCATAGAAGTGAAGGATAAAGAAAATTTAACGGATGCAACAATGGTTATTGAAAATGATACCCTTGTAGTGAAGGCCCGACGTAGAGAGAAAACATTCCGTTTTTTATTTATATTTGTGAAAGGTACGTTCAACAGTGCAAATGTCGTGCTGCATTTACCAAGAAAACAGTATGAACGTATGACAATTACAAGCGGAAACGGCTCGATTAAAGTGATGAATGCAGAAGTAAGGCATGTTAATATCGAAGCAGACAATGGTCGCATTGTATTGGAAAATTTAATTGGAGAAACAGTAAGAGCAGAATCGGATAATGGCCGAATAGTGTTATCAAATGTTAACGTACAGAATGTAAAGGCAAAAACAGATAACGGGCGAATCGTTATCGAACATTGTACAACAGATGACATGGAGCTTGAAACAGATAATGGCCGAATTGAAGCCGAACTTGAAAAAGCGACGCATCCAATTGAATTAAAAACAGATAATGGGCGTATTATGCTAAGTAGTCCTGGAAAGCTTGAAGATGTTACAATATTAACGAATACAAGCTGGGGGTCTGTTTCAATATATGATGAAAAAACAACTAGCTATGAAAGTGGAACAAAAGAACATACAATTAAATTAAAGACAAGTAACGGACGAATTGTCGTCGCAGATAGCAGTGCAGTAACCGTTTAA
- the thiD gene encoding bifunctional hydroxymethylpyrimidine kinase/phosphomethylpyrimidine kinase: MIACTIAGSDSGGGAGIQADLKTFQELNVFGTSVITALTAQNTLGVHGVFPVDTAFVEAQLCAVLEDINIKAIKTGMLFDASIIQAVATILKKYQIPLVIDPVMIAKGGESLLLKEAVEALKENLLPLATVCTPNIPEAEVITGMKIRTEQDVYEAAQQILKLGVSCVVMKGGHLDGAMAKDSVFTLNEPPFHLETERINTKQTHGTGCTFSAALTAQLAKGQNLKDAIIEAKKFVHLAIQEPLNIGHGFGPTNHFAYRQFEGKCPVHVF; the protein is encoded by the coding sequence ATGATTGCCTGTACAATTGCCGGGTCTGACAGTGGCGGAGGGGCTGGAATTCAAGCTGACTTAAAAACCTTTCAGGAGTTAAATGTATTTGGTACAAGTGTCATCACTGCTTTAACGGCGCAAAATACATTAGGCGTCCATGGTGTTTTTCCAGTAGACACCGCATTTGTAGAAGCGCAATTATGTGCCGTTCTTGAGGACATTAATATAAAAGCAATTAAAACAGGCATGCTTTTCGATGCTTCTATTATTCAAGCTGTTGCAACTATTTTAAAAAAATATCAAATACCACTCGTTATTGATCCTGTGATGATAGCAAAGGGTGGAGAAAGCTTGTTATTAAAAGAAGCCGTTGAAGCATTAAAGGAAAATTTACTGCCGTTAGCAACAGTTTGTACACCGAATATCCCGGAAGCAGAAGTCATTACAGGGATGAAAATTAGAACAGAACAAGATGTTTACGAAGCCGCTCAACAAATTTTAAAGTTAGGCGTTTCCTGTGTTGTGATGAAGGGTGGACACTTAGATGGAGCAATGGCTAAGGATTCAGTATTTACTTTAAACGAGCCTCCTTTTCATCTAGAGACCGAACGAATAAATACAAAACAAACACATGGAACAGGCTGCACCTTCTCGGCCGCTTTAACTGCTCAATTAGCAAAGGGACAAAATTTAAAAGACGCAATTATTGAAGCGAAAAAGTTTGTCCATCTTGCTATCCAAGAGCCGTTGAATATTGGGCATGGTTTCGGTCCTACTAACCATTTTGCCTATCGCCAATTTGAAGGGAAGTGTCCGGTACATGTATTTTGA
- a CDS encoding uridine kinase family protein — protein sequence MLEQLTKNIREWVFKSEKPVIIGVSGHGAAGKTTFVSELIEQFEPHKVNYINTDPYIVDSTIRKKTIIQYTYENEPHSFKMTACHPGAHHLPSLERDVRMIREGVDFYTIDVPYLERTLISAQNQLTIVEGMSVAFLQPKYFDITIYFYTDGDTEFKRRSERDTNERGMNIDYLRQSHEERRIQYEVFMHPYREQFDVVINTTNEGIVIEKMDLNLSKEEM from the coding sequence ATGCTAGAGCAACTTACAAAAAATATAAGGGAGTGGGTTTTCAAGTCAGAAAAGCCAGTCATAATCGGCGTTTCAGGGCATGGTGCTGCAGGTAAAACGACATTTGTGTCAGAGCTGATTGAGCAATTTGAGCCACATAAAGTAAATTATATTAACACCGATCCATATATCGTAGATTCGACAATTCGTAAAAAAACGATTATTCAGTATACATATGAAAATGAACCCCATTCATTTAAAATGACCGCCTGCCACCCTGGTGCACACCATTTACCATCGTTAGAAAGAGATGTACGTATGATAAGAGAGGGTGTAGATTTTTATACGATAGATGTGCCGTATTTGGAAAGAACGCTCATCTCTGCACAAAACCAGTTAACAATTGTAGAAGGTATGAGTGTTGCTTTCCTTCAGCCAAAGTATTTTGATATTACAATTTACTTTTATACAGATGGAGATACAGAATTTAAACGAAGATCAGAACGTGATACTAACGAGCGCGGTATGAATATCGACTATTTACGTCAGTCTCATGAAGAACGGCGCATTCAATATGAAGTTTTTATGCACCCCTATAGGGAACAATTTGATGTTGTCATAAATACTACGAATGAAGGGATTGTGATAGAGAAGATGGATCTGAATCTAAGTAAGGAAGAAATGTAA